In Sinorhizobium sojae CCBAU 05684, a single window of DNA contains:
- a CDS encoding GntR family transcriptional regulator: MTLGKKEPRASLRETTYARLKDLILTGQLRPSERLSENALATRLGVSRTPLREALMKLEEEGLVVGQRNLGYTVSDLDITAFCNLLVVREALDVCAARLACATATEEDLDRLRGVIAQMVELKESAKDTPSDAARNLDLGLYIHRVILEAARNDALTRLSEQVYQQLRLALWLEVLWVDLEHTDLDEHRAIADAICARDPEAAEAAARAHVQSSLKNMSKLQRIWAHRRTID; the protein is encoded by the coding sequence TTGACACTCGGCAAAAAGGAACCGCGCGCCTCGCTGCGTGAAACGACATATGCTCGACTGAAGGATTTGATCCTCACCGGACAGCTGCGGCCTTCCGAGCGACTTTCCGAAAACGCCCTCGCAACGAGACTGGGGGTTAGCCGCACGCCTCTTCGCGAAGCTTTGATGAAGCTTGAAGAGGAGGGATTGGTGGTCGGCCAAAGAAACCTCGGCTATACGGTATCCGACCTGGATATCACCGCCTTCTGCAACCTCCTGGTCGTCCGGGAGGCTCTCGATGTCTGTGCGGCCCGGCTCGCCTGCGCCACGGCGACGGAAGAAGACCTCGACAGGCTCCGCGGCGTCATCGCGCAGATGGTCGAGCTCAAGGAAAGCGCCAAGGACACGCCTTCCGATGCGGCGCGAAACCTCGATCTCGGTCTCTACATCCACCGGGTCATCCTGGAGGCGGCGCGCAATGATGCGCTCACTCGCTTGAGCGAGCAGGTCTATCAACAGCTGCGGCTGGCGCTCTGGCTCGAGGTTCTCTGGGTGGATCTCGAACACACCGATCTGGATGAGCACCGCGCCATTGCCGATGCTATCTGCGCGCGCGACCCCGAAGCGGCCGAAGCGGCTGCGCGGGCGCATGTTCAGAGCTCCCTCAAGAACATGTCGAAACTGCAGCGCATTTGGGCGCACCGACGGACTATCGACTGA
- a CDS encoding putative bifunctional diguanylate cyclase/phosphodiesterase: MVTVLNCIAVDHNLGLVLVAALVCLFGSAVTLRLLRRSVDAPDGQRVGWQFLASVAGGGGVWATHFVAMLAYETPAPVSIDAPLTILSLVIAMAGLFASFLVSGIRMSRVFPALGGAMAGLAFSAMHYTGMFAYRVVGLVEWELGYVVASILLTVMFSTVSVALTWLRPVGAGRSWIAPALLVTGIVSLHFTAMAAFRVTPVAGSFPDIDAQAVVALALAIAVAALIILGAGLASYLIDTNAQADSRERLRHLAAHDALTGLPNRSSFNDCLKRSIGDARAGDTKFAIICVDLNRFKEINDTLGHSAGDEALRIVASRMADSLEDGEFVARLGGDEFAAVKPFVDRSEVHAFASRLSDVFNRPMRISSMDAEVGASIGAAIWPDDAEDLDELINDADLAMYHAKHAFLESVCFYDAGIGETVRKRRKLAEALRNALEHDQLGIYYQVQMSLSSGEVRGYEALLRWTHPQFGSIPPSEFIPVAEENGLVTPLGAWVLRRACQDAATWASPCRVAVNVSAVQFMDANLPRLVQEVLIETGLPPHRLELELTETALIRDKTRSLHIMRQIKALGVGVALDDFGSGYSSLETLRSYPFDKIKLDRAFVEGIERDRQSKAIVRAVLTLGKSLDIPVLAEGIETEDQIAILRAEGCDEGQGFLLGRPSPNVELATQGGPAPWEMIGYPSGHHRSVDVEDAAPSPIRRGVNA; this comes from the coding sequence ATGGTAACCGTTCTCAATTGTATTGCCGTCGATCACAATCTGGGCCTTGTCCTCGTCGCGGCCCTTGTGTGTCTCTTTGGCTCGGCAGTCACCCTGAGGCTGTTGCGCCGCTCGGTGGATGCCCCCGACGGTCAGCGTGTAGGCTGGCAATTTCTTGCGTCGGTGGCCGGGGGTGGAGGGGTGTGGGCGACCCATTTCGTCGCGATGCTGGCCTATGAAACGCCAGCGCCCGTTTCGATTGATGCGCCACTCACAATCCTGTCCCTGGTGATCGCCATGGCTGGCCTGTTCGCAAGCTTTCTCGTCAGTGGAATCCGAATGAGCCGTGTATTTCCCGCACTCGGGGGTGCCATGGCGGGTCTTGCGTTTTCCGCGATGCATTACACCGGCATGTTCGCCTACCGCGTCGTGGGCCTCGTCGAATGGGAGCTTGGATATGTGGTCGCCTCGATCCTGCTGACCGTCATGTTCTCGACTGTATCCGTGGCGCTGACGTGGCTCCGCCCGGTCGGAGCGGGACGCTCCTGGATTGCACCCGCGCTACTGGTGACCGGCATTGTCAGCCTGCATTTTACAGCGATGGCGGCATTCCGCGTGACGCCGGTGGCGGGCAGCTTTCCTGACATCGACGCTCAGGCAGTTGTGGCGCTCGCTCTCGCCATTGCCGTGGCGGCACTGATCATTCTGGGGGCCGGCCTGGCGAGCTATCTGATTGACACGAATGCGCAGGCCGATTCCCGCGAGCGGCTGCGCCACCTTGCTGCGCATGACGCCCTGACCGGTCTCCCCAACCGTTCGAGTTTCAACGACTGCCTGAAAAGGAGTATTGGCGATGCCAGGGCAGGGGACACGAAATTCGCCATCATCTGCGTCGACCTTAACCGCTTCAAAGAGATTAACGACACGCTCGGTCACAGCGCCGGCGACGAGGCCTTGCGCATCGTCGCGAGTCGCATGGCAGACTCTCTTGAAGACGGCGAATTCGTGGCTCGGCTTGGCGGCGACGAATTCGCTGCTGTCAAACCGTTCGTCGATCGGAGCGAAGTGCACGCCTTTGCGAGCCGACTGTCGGACGTTTTCAATCGGCCGATGCGCATTAGCAGCATGGATGCGGAAGTCGGAGCGAGCATTGGCGCGGCGATCTGGCCCGACGATGCGGAGGACCTTGACGAACTGATCAACGACGCAGATTTGGCCATGTATCACGCCAAGCACGCATTTCTCGAATCGGTGTGCTTCTACGATGCTGGGATCGGCGAGACCGTGCGCAAGCGCCGAAAGCTGGCGGAAGCGTTGCGCAACGCGCTTGAGCATGATCAGCTCGGTATCTACTACCAGGTGCAGATGTCGCTATCGAGCGGCGAGGTTCGCGGCTATGAGGCCCTGCTGCGCTGGACCCACCCTCAATTCGGATCGATTCCTCCGTCGGAGTTCATTCCCGTCGCCGAGGAAAATGGCCTCGTCACCCCGCTTGGAGCCTGGGTCCTGCGTCGGGCCTGCCAGGACGCTGCCACCTGGGCGTCTCCCTGCCGGGTTGCGGTCAATGTTTCGGCGGTCCAGTTCATGGACGCCAACTTGCCGCGCCTCGTCCAGGAGGTGCTGATAGAGACCGGGCTGCCGCCGCACCGCCTCGAACTCGAACTCACCGAGACCGCGCTCATCAGGGACAAGACACGGTCACTCCACATCATGCGGCAAATCAAGGCGCTTGGGGTGGGCGTTGCACTCGATGATTTCGGCAGCGGCTATTCTTCTCTAGAGACCCTGCGGAGCTACCCGTTCGACAAGATCAAGCTCGACCGTGCCTTCGTCGAGGGTATCGAGCGCGATCGACAATCCAAAGCGATCGTCAGAGCCGTTCTGACGCTTGGCAAGAGCTTGGACATCCCGGTCCTGGCGGAGGGGATCGAGACGGAAGACCAAATAGCGATCCTCCGCGCGGAAGGTTGCGATGAAGGCCAGGGATTTCTGCTTGGCAGACCGTCGCCCAATGTCGAACTCGCGACGCAGGGCGGGCCGGCCCCGTGGGAAATGATCGGGTACCCGTCCGGCCACCACCGGTCGGTAGATGTGGAGGATGCTGCGCCGTCGCCGATTCGCCGAGGTGTGAACGCCTGA
- a CDS encoding ABC transporter ATP-binding protein: MSDRGTFLTADNKNSAAAVSVKDLRKRFGPLEVLKGVSLEAQEGEVISILGSSGSGKSTMLRCINMLEVPDSGEVRIGGEMFRLKKGRYKTEPADRRQVDRLREHIGMVFQSFNLWSHMTILENVIEAPVHVQKRNRAECIEEAEALLERVGIGDKRNFYPGHLSGGQQQRAAIARALAQRPKVMLFDEPTSALDPELVGEVLKVMRSLAEEGRTMLVVTHEMAFARDVSSRVVFLHKGVVEEEGHPAEVFRKPRSERFRQFLSNER; this comes from the coding sequence ATGTCTGACAGGGGAACGTTTCTCACGGCTGACAACAAGAACAGCGCAGCCGCCGTCTCGGTCAAGGACCTCCGCAAACGCTTTGGTCCGCTTGAGGTTTTGAAGGGAGTTTCCCTCGAAGCCCAGGAAGGAGAGGTGATCTCGATTCTCGGCTCATCCGGATCCGGAAAGTCGACGATGTTAAGGTGCATCAATATGCTCGAAGTGCCCGACAGCGGTGAAGTCCGTATCGGCGGTGAAATGTTCCGGTTGAAAAAAGGGCGATACAAGACCGAGCCAGCCGATCGGCGGCAGGTCGATCGCCTGCGCGAACACATTGGAATGGTATTCCAAAGTTTCAATCTGTGGTCGCACATGACGATACTCGAGAACGTCATCGAAGCCCCCGTGCACGTACAAAAGCGCAATCGCGCTGAATGCATTGAAGAGGCGGAGGCTCTACTCGAGCGGGTCGGTATCGGCGACAAACGCAATTTCTACCCTGGGCACCTGTCTGGCGGGCAACAGCAACGGGCCGCAATCGCGCGTGCGCTAGCGCAACGACCGAAGGTCATGCTCTTCGATGAGCCGACATCCGCACTCGATCCGGAGCTTGTCGGCGAAGTGCTGAAGGTCATGCGTTCACTCGCTGAAGAAGGCCGAACTATGCTCGTGGTCACCCACGAGATGGCTTTCGCACGCGACGTATCCAGTAGAGTTGTGTTTCTGCACAAGGGCGTTGTCGAGGAAGAGGGGCACCCTGCCGAAGTTTTTCGAAAGCCAAGGTCCGAGCGCTTCAGGCAGTTTCTTTCGAACGAGCGGTAG
- a CDS encoding ABC transporter permease has protein sequence MDIAFMWETFLILLTGVPLTLELAVTSIFAGGILAFFLSLLAVVGGPVGRGFTRGYVFVFRGSPLLVQMFLIYYGLGQFRPMLQEIGLWAIFREPYWCAVIALTLNTAAYTSEIFRGGLQAVSVQQVEAARACGMSGPLLFRRIVLPIAIRHALPAYGNEVILMLKATALASVITIMEVTGLAGKLIADSFRAFEVFIVAGAIYLAITFLVTRLMMIIEFWLSPHLRMRPPTLA, from the coding sequence ATGGACATTGCATTCATGTGGGAGACGTTTCTCATCCTCCTGACGGGCGTGCCGCTCACACTGGAGCTCGCCGTGACGTCCATTTTTGCTGGCGGCATCCTTGCGTTTTTTCTCTCGCTTCTTGCGGTGGTCGGAGGGCCGGTCGGCCGTGGTTTCACCCGGGGCTACGTCTTCGTCTTCCGAGGGTCGCCGTTGCTCGTGCAGATGTTCCTCATCTATTACGGTCTCGGGCAATTCCGACCGATGCTGCAGGAAATCGGCCTCTGGGCAATCTTTCGCGAGCCCTATTGGTGTGCGGTGATCGCACTGACGCTGAACACGGCGGCCTATACCAGCGAGATTTTCCGCGGGGGCTTGCAGGCAGTTTCCGTCCAGCAGGTTGAGGCAGCACGTGCCTGCGGCATGTCGGGCCCGCTTCTGTTCAGGCGCATCGTTCTGCCAATCGCCATCCGGCATGCACTTCCAGCCTACGGCAACGAGGTCATCTTGATGCTCAAGGCAACGGCGCTGGCCTCCGTGATCACCATCATGGAGGTCACCGGCCTTGCGGGGAAGCTGATTGCCGACAGCTTCCGAGCCTTCGAGGTCTTCATCGTCGCCGGTGCGATCTATCTTGCGATCACCTTCCTCGTCACGCGTTTGATGATGATCATTGAATTCTGGCTCTCGCCCCATCTCCGCATGAGGCCACCAACTCTGGCATAA
- a CDS encoding ABC transporter permease, with translation MELIDRYLALVGFGETGWGALLLSASAMTLGVSVCGFLTGTLLGSVVTFMKLSRYIVLRWLADGYTTVLRGVPDLLVIYLFYFGGSAFLGSLGGLFGYEGFIGMPAFLTGTLALGVVSAAYQSEVFRGAFKSVAGGELEAASAVGMRPWPKFRRIVAPLVLRYAIPGLGNTWQLVLKESALISITGLVELLRQSQIAAGSTRRPFEFYLTAIVLYLVITWASSIAFRHLEARTMRGTRSSL, from the coding sequence ATGGAACTCATCGACAGGTATTTGGCGCTCGTCGGCTTCGGCGAGACCGGTTGGGGCGCATTGCTCCTTAGTGCATCGGCCATGACCCTCGGGGTCTCGGTCTGCGGCTTCCTGACTGGGACGCTCCTCGGATCGGTCGTCACTTTCATGAAGCTGTCGCGGTACATCGTGCTCCGCTGGCTGGCGGATGGTTACACGACCGTGCTCCGCGGCGTGCCCGATCTGCTTGTCATCTACCTCTTCTATTTTGGCGGCAGTGCGTTTCTGGGGTCCCTCGGCGGTCTCTTTGGCTATGAAGGCTTCATCGGCATGCCGGCCTTCCTCACTGGCACATTGGCGCTCGGCGTGGTTTCCGCTGCATATCAATCCGAAGTGTTTCGCGGTGCCTTCAAGTCCGTCGCCGGCGGCGAACTCGAGGCGGCGAGTGCGGTCGGGATGCGGCCCTGGCCGAAGTTTCGCCGCATCGTCGCGCCCCTGGTGCTGCGCTACGCCATTCCCGGACTGGGCAATACGTGGCAACTCGTGCTGAAGGAGTCGGCGCTGATTTCCATCACCGGCCTCGTGGAACTTCTGCGGCAATCTCAGATCGCGGCCGGATCGACGCGGCGCCCATTCGAGTTCTACCTGACTGCCATCGTCCTTTATCTCGTCATCACCTGGGCATCGTCGATCGCCTTCCGCCATTTGGAAGCGAGAACCATGCGCGGCACCCGGAGTTCTCTGTGA
- the treY gene encoding malto-oligosyltrehalose synthase, giving the protein MHSPDATYRLQFRNGMDFAKAVELIPHFVALGISHLYASPIFTAVEGSTHGYDVVNYNEIDPALGGENGFRSLVAALKAQGLGIVLDIVPNHMAAHLENGWWHTVVEWGRDSAYADHFDIDWHQRLTLPFLGRSFDEELAAGTVRVAFDRGRNCLALGYYGAHYPLHPASYGQVLEGAHPSLGKFVAIAAASEPAEADRFHARLATLLQKPAAIAALDEQLATFSADRRRMQDLHALQPWRLMDWRSARDHLSYRRFFEIAGLVGVRVEDPAVFADTHRLALDLVREGLVDGLRIDHVDGLADPEQYLNRLRQAVGNRTFLVVEKILEAQETLPPEWPVEGATGYEFISALVELLADEEASLLWNETSGAQAASAVRDCKLMLLRHNFNAEVTRLARLMGESAGDGTAEAIRQLFAALAVYRTYVTDRGATARDRRIIEEIAAKASDAAPAVQTEIDQVAAALLDPAGRPARGEFRTRFQQSSGAVMAKAVEDTFFYRRGDYLAANEVGADPCWRPGGPRRFHAMMLRRASEMPKGLSATSTHDTKRGEDARARLYVISEAPELWANAVLRWHEINAGAIRSLPSGEAPEASVEQFLYQSLLGTWPVAPIGEGSLSALSERMHAFAIKAVREAKLRTSWDGPDEHYEAAVTAFLAKVLDWRNRAFLEDFGAVARPFIRAGLVNSLSQTLVKLTAPGIPDIYQGSERLDLSLVDPDNRRAFTPVSLPAEAPRNPTEGNFEDCKQWLIAECLRFRRQTGADLMRRGDYRPVEVEGPGARHAVAFMRLREQECAITVVPRLVFGHLDETRLLVGTELWRETGLLWPEDGEPRQLQNLLTGRLVAARRRLPLGEIFGGFPVAFLVQA; this is encoded by the coding sequence ATGCATTCGCCCGACGCAACCTACCGGCTGCAGTTTCGCAACGGGATGGACTTCGCCAAAGCCGTGGAGTTGATCCCGCATTTCGTGGCGCTCGGCATCTCCCATCTCTATGCGTCGCCCATCTTCACCGCCGTCGAGGGCTCGACGCATGGCTACGACGTCGTGAACTATAACGAGATCGACCCCGCTCTGGGCGGCGAGAATGGTTTCCGTAGCCTCGTCGCGGCGCTCAAGGCCCAGGGGCTCGGCATCGTCCTCGACATCGTGCCGAACCATATGGCCGCGCATCTTGAGAATGGTTGGTGGCACACTGTCGTCGAATGGGGCCGCGACAGCGCCTATGCCGATCATTTCGATATCGATTGGCATCAGCGCCTCACTTTGCCGTTCCTCGGCCGCTCTTTCGACGAGGAGCTTGCAGCCGGCACCGTCCGCGTCGCCTTCGACCGTGGACGCAACTGTCTGGCACTCGGCTATTACGGGGCGCATTACCCGCTCCATCCGGCGAGCTACGGGCAGGTGCTCGAAGGCGCGCATCCGTCGCTCGGGAAATTCGTCGCCATCGCCGCTGCGTCGGAGCCGGCAGAGGCTGACCGGTTTCACGCGCGGCTGGCGACGCTTCTGCAGAAACCTGCCGCGATCGCCGCGCTGGACGAGCAACTCGCGACGTTCTCCGCCGACCGCCGGCGCATGCAGGATCTGCACGCGCTGCAGCCTTGGAGGCTGATGGACTGGAGGAGCGCGCGCGACCATTTGAGCTATCGCCGGTTCTTCGAGATCGCCGGGCTCGTCGGCGTCCGCGTCGAGGACCCGGCCGTCTTCGCGGATACGCATCGGCTGGCGCTCGATCTCGTCCGGGAAGGGCTCGTCGATGGGCTGCGGATCGACCATGTCGACGGCCTTGCCGATCCCGAGCAATACCTCAATCGGCTGCGGCAAGCGGTCGGCAATCGGACTTTCCTCGTCGTCGAGAAGATCCTGGAGGCGCAAGAGACCTTGCCGCCCGAATGGCCGGTCGAGGGCGCGACGGGTTACGAGTTCATATCCGCCCTGGTGGAGCTGCTCGCTGATGAAGAGGCGTCCCTCCTTTGGAACGAGACGAGTGGAGCGCAGGCGGCAAGCGCCGTCCGCGATTGCAAGCTGATGCTGCTCCGCCATAACTTCAATGCCGAAGTCACGCGGCTTGCAAGGCTCATGGGGGAGAGCGCGGGCGACGGTACCGCCGAGGCCATTCGCCAGCTGTTCGCGGCCCTTGCCGTCTACCGGACCTATGTCACAGATCGCGGCGCAACGGCGCGTGACCGCCGGATCATCGAAGAAATCGCCGCCAAGGCGTCGGATGCGGCGCCGGCTGTGCAGACGGAAATAGATCAGGTGGCCGCTGCGCTGCTCGACCCGGCAGGCCGGCCCGCGCGGGGAGAGTTCCGGACGCGGTTTCAGCAGTCGAGCGGCGCCGTCATGGCCAAGGCCGTGGAGGATACTTTCTTCTATCGGCGGGGCGACTATCTGGCCGCGAACGAGGTGGGCGCGGATCCCTGCTGGCGGCCGGGCGGCCCGCGGCGCTTCCATGCGATGATGCTTCGTCGCGCGAGCGAAATGCCGAAGGGGCTCTCGGCGACCTCCACCCATGACACCAAACGCGGCGAAGATGCGCGCGCCCGGCTGTACGTGATCAGTGAGGCGCCGGAGCTTTGGGCAAATGCCGTTCTCCGCTGGCATGAGATCAATGCGGGCGCGATCCGTTCCTTGCCCTCAGGCGAGGCGCCGGAAGCCTCGGTGGAGCAGTTCCTCTACCAGAGCCTTCTCGGCACCTGGCCCGTCGCGCCAATTGGCGAAGGCTCGCTTTCGGCGCTCAGCGAGCGCATGCATGCCTTCGCCATCAAAGCCGTCCGGGAGGCGAAGCTGCGGACGAGCTGGGACGGGCCGGACGAGCACTATGAAGCGGCGGTCACGGCGTTTCTGGCCAAGGTTCTCGATTGGCGGAACCGGGCGTTTCTTGAAGATTTCGGCGCGGTGGCGCGGCCCTTCATCCGCGCCGGTCTGGTCAACAGCCTCTCCCAGACGCTGGTGAAGCTGACCGCGCCGGGAATTCCGGACATCTACCAGGGCAGCGAGCGCCTCGACCTCTCCCTTGTCGATCCCGACAACCGCCGGGCGTTCACGCCCGTCTCCCTGCCCGCCGAAGCGCCGCGAAACCCGACGGAAGGCAATTTCGAGGATTGCAAGCAATGGCTGATCGCCGAATGCCTCCGCTTTCGCCGACAAACCGGAGCGGATCTGATGCGGAGGGGCGATTACCGTCCCGTCGAGGTGGAGGGTCCCGGCGCCCGGCACGCGGTCGCCTTCATGCGCCTGAGGGAGCAGGAATGCGCGATCACCGTCGTCCCGCGGCTCGTCTTCGGCCATCTGGACGAGACGAGGCTCCTTGTCGGGACCGAGCTATGGCGCGAGACCGGATTGCTCTGGCCCGAAGACGGCGAGCCCAGGCAGCTCCAGAACCTGCTGACCGGAAGGCTCGTCGCGGCGCGACGCCGGCTGCCGCTTGGCGAGATCTTCGGCGGTTTTCCCGTCGCCTTCCTTGTCCAGGCATGA
- the pcaH gene encoding protocatechuate 3,4-dioxygenase subunit beta, whose protein sequence is MSNHDNGRPETGAFFPRDRGRHPPAFTPGYKTSVLRSPQKALLSLDGTISEITGPVFGHSMLGELDNDLIHNFAKPGESAIGERIIVHGCVLDERGRPVPGALLEFWQANAGGRYRHKKESYLAAVDPNFGGCGRTITDENGHYCFRTIKPGAYPWPNGVNDWRPAHIHFSIFGHGFAQRLITQMYFEGDPMIWKCPIVGTIPDRRAIEQLIAPLDWANTIPMDARAYKFDIVLRGRRSTFFENRPEGN, encoded by the coding sequence ATGTCCAACCATGATAACGGCCGGCCCGAAACGGGCGCCTTCTTCCCGCGCGACCGCGGCCGGCATCCGCCGGCCTTCACCCCGGGCTACAAGACCTCGGTGCTGCGCTCACCCCAGAAGGCTCTGCTTTCGCTCGACGGCACGATCTCGGAGATCACCGGCCCGGTCTTCGGCCATTCCATGCTGGGCGAGCTCGACAACGACCTGATCCACAATTTCGCAAAGCCCGGCGAAAGCGCGATCGGCGAGCGCATCATCGTGCATGGATGCGTGCTGGACGAGCGCGGTCGTCCGGTTCCAGGCGCGCTGCTCGAATTCTGGCAGGCAAATGCCGGGGGGCGCTATCGCCACAAGAAGGAAAGCTATCTGGCGGCGGTCGATCCGAATTTCGGCGGCTGCGGCCGTACCATCACCGACGAGAACGGCCATTATTGCTTCCGCACCATCAAGCCGGGTGCCTATCCCTGGCCGAACGGCGTCAACGACTGGCGCCCGGCGCATATCCATTTCTCGATCTTCGGCCATGGTTTCGCCCAGCGGCTGATCACCCAGATGTATTTCGAGGGCGATCCGATGATCTGGAAATGTCCGATCGTCGGCACGATCCCGGACCGGCGGGCAATCGAGCAGCTGATCGCGCCGCTCGACTGGGCCAATACGATCCCGATGGACGCACGGGCCTACAAGTTCGACATCGTGCTGCGCGGCCGCCGCTCGACCTTCTTCGAGAACCGGCCGGAAGGCAATTGA
- a CDS encoding 3-carboxy-cis,cis-muconate cycloisomerase gives MTYSAFDHPYLSGLLGDEAVAAEFSVVADIRAMLSFEAALARAEARHAIIPEAAADRITAACRGFSPDVAALRRATAVDGVVVPELVRQLRRAVGEEAADYVHFGATSQDVIDTSLMLRLKAIAGLFSGRLGAVVSAIEDCGRQWGSRPLTAHTRMQAAIPITVADRLHSWLEPLLDQQDRLDAMEASVFAVQFGGAAGTLDKLEDKADAVRETLAEELALVDWPQWHSQRSAIADFVHLLSLITGSLGKFGQDVALMAQAGDEIMLSGGGASSAMPHKQNPVAAEVLVSLARFNATQVSGIHHALVHEQERSGSALTLEWLLLPQIVGATAASLRLGLELAGNIRRLGSV, from the coding sequence ATGACCTATTCGGCCTTTGACCATCCCTATCTTTCCGGCCTCCTCGGCGACGAGGCGGTGGCGGCGGAGTTTTCCGTGGTCGCCGACATCCGCGCCATGCTTTCCTTCGAGGCTGCGCTGGCGCGGGCCGAGGCGCGGCATGCGATCATACCAGAGGCCGCGGCCGATCGCATTACCGCGGCCTGCCGGGGATTTTCCCCCGATGTTGCGGCCCTGCGGCGGGCGACGGCGGTCGACGGCGTCGTCGTGCCGGAACTCGTCCGGCAGTTGCGCCGCGCCGTCGGCGAAGAGGCGGCCGACTATGTTCATTTCGGCGCCACCAGCCAGGACGTGATCGACACTAGCCTGATGCTGCGCCTGAAGGCGATTGCCGGGCTCTTCTCCGGCCGTCTCGGGGCCGTGGTATCGGCGATCGAGGACTGCGGGCGTCAATGGGGGTCGCGACCGCTGACCGCCCACACCCGCATGCAGGCGGCCATTCCGATCACCGTTGCCGATCGCCTGCATTCCTGGCTCGAACCGCTGCTCGACCAGCAGGACCGGCTCGATGCCATGGAGGCGAGCGTTTTCGCCGTGCAGTTCGGCGGGGCGGCCGGCACACTCGACAAGCTCGAGGACAAGGCAGACGCGGTGCGCGAAACGCTCGCGGAGGAGCTTGCCTTGGTCGATTGGCCGCAATGGCACAGCCAGCGCTCCGCAATCGCCGATTTCGTCCACCTTTTGTCGCTGATCACCGGCAGTCTCGGCAAGTTCGGCCAGGACGTGGCGCTGATGGCGCAGGCCGGCGACGAGATCATGCTTTCCGGCGGCGGCGCCTCCTCGGCCATGCCGCACAAGCAGAACCCGGTCGCCGCCGAGGTGTTGGTGAGCCTCGCACGGTTCAATGCGACACAGGTTTCCGGCATTCATCATGCGCTGGTGCACGAGCAGGAGCGCTCCGGCTCGGCCTTGACGCTCGAATGGCTGCTGTTGCCGCAGATTGTCGGCGCGACGGCGGCGTCGCTCCGGCTCGGTCTCGAGCTTGCGGGCAATATCCGCCGGCTCGGAAGCGTTTGA
- the pcaC gene encoding 4-carboxymuconolactone decarboxylase produces MSEAPSDRQRQGMATRRAVLGDAHVDRAQAAATDFDRPFQELITEAAWGHVWSRPTWTKRERSIVTIALLAALGHDEEVAMHVRATANTGASREDICEALLHVAIYAGVPAANHAIKIAKKAFGEMGAEKA; encoded by the coding sequence ATGAGTGAAGCGCCTTCCGATCGCCAGCGCCAGGGCATGGCGACACGCCGCGCCGTTCTCGGCGATGCGCATGTCGATCGGGCACAGGCGGCGGCGACCGATTTCGATCGGCCCTTTCAGGAGCTGATCACCGAAGCGGCCTGGGGCCATGTGTGGTCGCGGCCGACCTGGACGAAGCGCGAGCGCTCGATTGTGACGATCGCGCTGCTTGCCGCCCTCGGCCACGACGAGGAAGTCGCCATGCATGTCCGCGCCACCGCCAATACCGGTGCCAGCCGTGAGGACATTTGCGAGGCGCTCCTGCATGTGGCGATCTATGCGGGCGTGCCGGCGGCCAACCACGCCATCAAGATCGCCAAGAAGGCGTTTGGCGAGATGGGTGCCGAGAAGGCCTAG
- the pcaG gene encoding protocatechuate 3,4-dioxygenase subunit alpha: MVQDLGYLKETASQTAGPYVHIGLTPNFCGIPGVYESDLGSAMVNDHTLGERITVTGRVIDGAGVPLKDALVEIWQADAAGFYNSPSELRGTADPNFTGWGRCPTGAEDGTFTFRTVKPGRVPARDGRLMAPHITLWIVARGINLGLHTRMYFPDEAAANAEDPLLGRIEYRQRAETLVAGGTAPNYLFDIHLQGEKETVFLDI, translated from the coding sequence ATGGTACAGGATCTCGGCTACCTCAAGGAAACCGCTTCGCAGACGGCGGGCCCCTATGTCCATATCGGACTCACCCCGAACTTCTGCGGCATCCCCGGTGTCTACGAGAGCGATCTCGGCTCGGCGATGGTCAATGACCACACGCTCGGCGAACGCATCACCGTGACCGGCCGGGTGATCGACGGCGCGGGCGTGCCCCTCAAGGATGCGCTTGTCGAGATCTGGCAGGCCGATGCCGCCGGGTTCTACAATTCGCCGTCGGAACTGCGCGGCACCGCGGACCCGAACTTTACCGGCTGGGGCCGCTGCCCGACCGGCGCCGAGGACGGCACCTTCACCTTCCGGACCGTCAAGCCGGGCCGCGTGCCGGCGAGGGACGGCCGCTTGATGGCACCGCACATCACCTTGTGGATCGTCGCCCGCGGCATCAATCTCGGCCTGCATACACGCATGTATTTCCCCGACGAGGCGGCCGCGAATGCCGAGGACCCGCTGCTTGGCCGGATCGAGTATCGCCAACGAGCCGAGACGCTTGTCGCCGGCGGCACGGCGCCTAATTATCTCTTCGACATTCATCTCCAGGGCGAAAAGGAAACTGTCTTCCTGGATATATGA